The Rhea pennata isolate bPtePen1 chromosome 5, bPtePen1.pri, whole genome shotgun sequence nucleotide sequence TGACATGGAGTAATGCTGGGAAGGCTGGGATTTAGACTTGTCCTGTCCTTGGTCACCTTGCACACACAGTTGcaatttcctttcattctttaTCATACAGCACTGAAGGAGTGAAGTGTTGTAAGTGGAAGAGAGATACTGGGTCGCCTCCAAGTGCTTCCACACTAAGATTTTGCTGTGATGGGCATGCTGTCAGCAGTAAGAGATGTTATTAGCACTTAGACAGAGATTCAGAGTGGGAGAGAATGAAATAATCACCTTGACCTTCAGTTTAGTGTTTTCTCAGTTTGACAGGATCCTTTTAACATGGATGTTTCAGAAAGTTGTCTTCAGCTTGGACAAGCATTACTTAGGCCAGAACAGGATGAAAGCAGACAAGATTTAGTGTTTCAGCCTACCCACACCCAAGacgtgctttttttttcccccattaatGAGATGATCAGACGAGAATCTTACTGACTAATTAGTGCTCCACACTTCAGCCATTTCCCCAACCCTTCTTTCTGCCACAGCAGGTTTCTTTTATCTTTCACAAAGAAATAGGCTCTGCGGATAATAGTGCAGCAAAAtttctatttagaaaagaaaaaaaaataaaggggagggattttgttttgaattctaGAGCAAGTTCAAAgaggcttcttttttttaagggttgAAGCAAGAATGGATTTGTGGACAAgggggaaataaaacaaacaaacaaaaaaaagttcatttcagACATAGCAGTCTGCATGTGCAAAAACATTCAACTGCTTGGTATGAATAGATTAGCATAATCAAGATGGACGTGACCTGCCTAAATTCTAATCCCAAGTTCTTATTTAGAATGTaaaataagtgtgtgtgtgagtgtgtgtgtataaaactAATTAGTTATTATatatgaattaaatatttatttatttattttcctcagttgTGAGCCCTGAACCCAAAGGATAggtattttttgatttttttgtctgttttttgatttcctttttaatggAGGGTGCAGTTTTTCTTGAGTAGTCGATTGCAATTTTACAGAATATTGTCACAGTGCATAATGACTGCTTGTGTCACTTGAAGCTTGCATTTTGTCTCTGAGTCAGTGACTTGGACAGACTAGAGTGCCTTAATGATGCAGATTtcattgacatttttttccttttgctctccTAGCTTTTACTTGGGTTGATCAGGCATGGGCTCATGAATTGAGAACACCAGCAAGGCTGGGCCATAGAGGAGAAATGTTAGTTTGTCTCACGTTCTCTCTGTCTGGCTGTCTCTCTCTTGGTTGCCTATTTAGGTTTTAGTGAATGAGCAGTAGCAAAACAGGCAGgtgccctccccgccccccccccccccaaaaaaaaaaaaaaaatgggcacATTCTATGGGCCTAGGCACCAGCTTTCAGCAGAAACTGGGCAGTGCACTTTGCAGACCTGGGCTTCAGCTATTTAATGTCCATAGACGCTTCGACCTGGCTACTGTCTGGCACTTTATGACATTAGTTCATGGCAATAAATAATGGCTCAGGTGAACTGAACCATAATGAGCTACAAGCACCTGAGCTCTAAATTGCAATGGAGGGACCTAAGGCAATATTGGTTATCTGGGAGGTGAGGTATGCTATAGATCCAtgtattttgctatttatttagttatttttctgcttgttttacgttcccccccccccccaaagaagGATGGCtggtagaaggaaaaaaatgaaattttaattcttgACATTCTTGACTTCTTTGAAATAGCTGGACAGcgtgaagaaagaaagggaggcaccccctcacacacacaaattaacACCCCCCCACCATAATTAACCTGAGGGCAGCATAGaagccttttgcttttctcctgcagGTACATGCTGTATCATCTCACTCTGCACTTGTGTAGCTGGGATCAATTTTGAGTTATCGCGCTATCCTCGCTATGTCTATGGGCTGCCAGAGGACATCAGTCATGGCTATGGCTGGTCCATGTTCTGTGCCTGGGGAGGCTTGGGCCTCACTCTGCTGGCTGGATTCCTCTGTACATTGGCCCCTTCACTCAACACGTCTCGGGCACCAGTACAAAAACCCAGACAAGAAAATGGGGCTGTGTGACCTCCGACGGAGCAAGATGGGACTCTGGAAAGCGCAGCCTGGGCAGAGCTGTGGGTTAACACCAGGAAGAGGTGGCATGCCAGCGTGCGGAGAGCGGTGCCATAGCTGTGGAAGTACCAGCCTGTGGGATGCTGCTACAGACTCCAGTCTTAGACATTGCAAGTAACTCCAGGTTTGAATTATCGCTGATTTGCTCATTGATGgtttaagggggggggggggggaacagttCTTTcgttttggttttcttctgtttacaaAGGATTAATTTCACagctgtgtctttttttttttttttttttttttttttttttttttctcctgttttccgAACTGTACCCCAGGGTCCTGTTCTTGTCCAGTTGTAAGGGATGTTTACGCACCAACTCTATTGCTGCAggtctgtttgttttaattcagaCCCACATTAGGACACATTAGGTGAAGTTGGCTTGAACACTTTTGCAACAGACATGTCCAGCATTGGCTCAGGCCATCACTTCCCAAGAGAACCTTGATCTAAGCCGAGGTTTAGGCCAAAGAATTAGCCCATtaagtcagtcagtcagtcatCTAAAGCAGAAAGCTGTGCTATTCTGTGCTGCGGTATCAGCTATTTAGTCACtactaaagctttttttttttttttttttttttttttttttttctgaaaggagcCTGCTCTAAATGAGCAGCAAGACTCTGATGAACTCTTATTAGCTTtaggaaagaaggggaaaatttTCCTCAGCTCCTTACACAGCTAAGGTTACTCATTCAACTAACAAACGTGCCCTTGTTTTAATGGGGAGAAGTATGCAACATGCAGCTTACAACTATTCCGCTAGGGGCCAAGGCGCATTTCTGAAAGTAACTCATAGTTTAAGCTGCTGGAATCAACTGTCACCACACTAAGTGTGCGTATGACTCCTGTCCTGGGAAAGGAGATGAGCAATTTTCCCTGAGCTCAAATAGCAGTACTGCTAGAATAGCAGAAAATGTGcagcccccaccccccccaaacaTTAACGTCCAAAGGAACTACAGTGTATTTTCCTCAGGAACACGTGGCTTCTGCTCACTTCACCACTCACCCTTTTATAATGTTAAATGTCTCCTGAGCACAGGAAATCAAGAACACACATGCTCCACTGGAACAAGCTCCCTTGCTAAAATGAGCAGTAAGAGCCTTGGAATCAGTGCAAGTACTCGGGCTAACTCAGGAACATCAGCCAAAGTGCTGCAGggtgcatttttctttcattcatctGTTCTTTCTTCCCTCACATCCCCAGCCCTCTCCCAAGCTTCCACAAACTGCACAGGTAAAGATGAGATGGCCAGCATTTGGAGATGTTTACattgtatttcaaatacaataCAGTGGCATGTAAGATATTTAATGATAAAGTCAGTGTATTTAtgaaaagtgtaatttttaaatggaagttGTAATTCTCAACTGGCATTAAAAGTACTGAAAGACTTGCTCAGAGGATGAAATGTGAATTCTTTCCCACTAATTACCAGACTGATTCACCAGAAAACTCGCACATGTATCAGCCATAGTGCTAAAGCTTCCACAGCAAAGTCAGATAATGAATGAAGTTAAAACACCATTTGCATGTAAATGTTGTTCACCTCTCCCTCACAAAATGAGTGTTTGTTCAAAAGTTGGTTAAGACCCTCGCAAACATGTAGTCTGTACACAAGCTGCACAGGGGAAAAGAGGATGCTATCTGAAACTGCAGGTCAGCCCCTTCAAAGCACGCTTACTGCAGTGTTACCCACTGCTCCTCATCCAGAAGAAACACAGCACAATTTAATCCAGTTTTAGCAGCAGGAGGCTCCAAAGGCAGTAGGATGGGCACCAAGGACAGGATGTTCTCCCTTTGTAGCTGTAGAACCACACAGCAATGGCAAGAGCCCCAGCAcatcaaggatttttttttttttttaaagagagaacGCTTTATTTCTAGTAGACAGAAGGTAAATGGTACAGTCCAGCCTCGTCCCCCCTTCTGCCAAGGCCAGAACCTCGACTGGGCAGAGATCAGGCATAGTATTGCAGattggcttttttctttgcttgaacCTCCAGGATTCCTTCCATGTAGTCCTCGTGTGTGAGCTCTGTAGCTCCACGGCGGAGGGCAATCATCCCCTGCCCAATGAGAGTGTATTTAGAGAAGGCGTGTGAGCACCACCTCAGTTCAAAGTAAGTTATTCCATTCCAGCTTACACATCTCCCTCCTCTTGGCTGCTACAGAGAAGCACTTACCGCTTCAACACACACCGCTTTACACTGGGCTCCATTGAAATCATCCGTGCAGCGAGCCAGTTCCTCGTAATTCACATCAGGGCTGGTAtgagtggtggtggtggagggggaaaaagcGTGAGAACATGTAGCCAGTAGAAAAAACAAGGTATGGTGTTTCCTTAAATAAATTCCCCCCAAAATAGAGTGCCTCCCACCCTACAGCCCTGAAGTACTGTCACCATGCATGACAAACATAGCCCCAGAAGACCATGCTGCTTCTATACCTGACATTCATTTTGCGTGAATGGATCTGCATAATTCTGGCCCTGGCTTCCTCATTAGGCATTGGGAACTCAATCTTGCGATCTAATCGGCCGGAGCGGAGCAAAGCTGGGTCCAAGATATCAACCCGGTTGGTTGCAGCAATCACCTAGGTAGAAATAGGATCATCAGTCTGAGGCACCTGGAGTACAGACCTCTCCTCCCTGGGGTTCCTCCATGCATCTTCCTAGACATCATTCTGCATCCTCTGCCAGGGACCCCCTCGGCCTCAGTAGCACTTTCTGCTAGATCCCAACCTTGACTTGAGTGTTAGGCTGGAAACCATCCAGTTGATTAAGCAGCTCCAGCATGGTCCTCTGCACCTCCCGATCACCAGCCTTCTCACTGTCAAACCTGcggaggaaagagagaaaaaaatatacatcagCTTGAACCTGACCACCGTGCCCTTGTATTTTTCACCACACGGAAAGGCACAGTCACTGCAGGCACGTTGCTTGGCTAAGCTCTTCCCATGCCTACATGAAGCTACAGCAAGTCTGACACTGATGAGAGACTGCAACTAGAATAACTGTCAGCAGCATCGATGTCCCGTTATGTCCTCAGCACTGAACAGGTTATCTAGGTCCAAGTAGTAATTGAGGGCAAACACCTCCATGTGCCTGATACAGTTACCAGAAAACAGACTTGTACTGCAGGAGACCATCAGATGGCTCCCCAGCATCACTGTGTTTCACTCACCAGCTTGAGGAGTGAGGCAACTGCTGTCATTGCCTGGGTTTGTGAGACAAGCCTAGCTTAATGCATGACCTGGGCAGAGACGCAGggcaaaaagcaaaggagactGTTAGGCGGCTCCCAAGAGCTTTACAACACGGCTCGTACCTCACCTTTTAGTGCCAATGGCATCCAGTTCATCAATGAAGATGATGGAAGGAGCTTTCTCCTTGGCTAGAGCAAAGGCATCTCGTACCAGCTTAGCTCCGTCGCCAATGAACATCTGCACAAGCTGTGGACCAGCAAGCTTCAGGAATGTAGCCTATGAAGTAGAACAAAAAAACTCCTATACTTCATTTCTCAATACTGTTAGTGCCGAATGCTACAAAAAGCTCTTaattaaacaagcaaacagacCCAACCACACACCATCATAACTTCTGTTTAGGTGTATAACCCCTTATCCCTTGGAGGCATTCTTTTTCGGCTGTTATCCTACAACACATGCTTTCAAAGTTTTCTCTTACCTTGGTCTGAGCAGCACATGCTCGAGCTAGAAGTGTCTTCCCTGTTCCTGGAGGTCCATACATAAGCACTCCTTTGGGTGGCTGTATACCCAAATTTTCAAACTTCTCCTTGTGATTCATTGGCAGGACAATGGCCTCCACAAGCTACACCAAAAGAAACATATTAAACCATAAAACCATCCTACTCCACAAATCCAGGGTGCCTCAACTATGAGCTGAAGCTCAAAAGACTCTTGCCTGTAGTCACACAGCAAACTAAATGTAAGGTATCACCTCCTGAATTTGCTTATCCAGCCCCCCGATGTCACTGTACTGCTCTGTGGGTCTCTCATCCACCTCCATGGCTTTCACTCGTGAATCATATTCTGTAGGCAGGGTCTCCAGGATCAAGTAAGAGTCTTTGTTCACTCCCTGTAAACATAAGTCCACCAGCTTTGCTTAAACCAGGTCCTTCAGACAGCAGTTGTTAATAAACATGCAACCAAAGATGATTCACTAGACCTCCAGGAGCCCCAACACTCTTAGCAGCAGTTTTAGCACTGACACTCATCAAATCACCACAGCTTGGCAGAGTGGCCAACACTACAGCTAATCCAGCATGTTTTAAAAGGAAGGGGGCTGATTTACTTATGATACAGAAGATTGTTTTTAGAGAACACACTAGGCAGATACTTGAACTTTAGTCACTTGTCTGTACAAAAGCTCCCCCAACACTACTTTTCTATACCACAGATATTACAGAACCCATAAGCTTTATGTATTAAAATGTTAGTATAGAAGGGGTCTCAGCAATCTAGGCAGATTGGctcctttcaaaagaaaaaagcacaaataattTTCTGGGTTATATCATATCTAACAGTCACAACAGCATCACTCACCACTAGATCTCCAGGTTTCAATTTCTCAGCATCAACCAGCCCAATAACAGGCAGGAAATATGTCTGTAAGAAAGGAATCAAAGTAAGTAAAACCAGTTGTACTAGGATGGGGCCTGTTTCAGCACTCCTCACCCCTAACTGTGCACAGGGTCCCACCTGGCGAGTAGAAGTCTTGATCACGGCACACTTGCCCTTTCTCTGGGAATCCAGGTCAATGTTTGCTCCATCCTCCTCCTGGTCATTGGGGTCAACATCCAGTAGCTGAAAACCACAGTGAGAGATTCTATTATATTTGAATCAGACAAGCAGGGCCATCCTGGGATTAAAAAACTTCTAAATTACATATagtaggaaaaacaaacttcCCATCATCCATTAAGAGTAAAATTCTGTGAGCATCAAAGTACTcctataaaaattattttcttcctttcctcatcaAGCAGCAGCACAATAGCAAGCAGAAAGACACTACAAAGTCCAGCAGAACAAAGGCAccaatttctctttcctttataGCAGTTCACATTAAGCCTTAAGTTCACTAAACTCTAAAACACTGGTACAAACAATCCCACCCTTTTTTAAGATAGAAAAATGTTAGCATTCTTAAGCAGATCAGCAAAAATATTGAATTATAGAAGGAATGCAATGCAGTGTCTGGGTCTGCTAAAGGCTTTTATGAAGTTATCTTAACTAGCTACTTATAATGAACAAAGCAGGTCAAGATGATGTTATAAGTAAGCAAGTACCTAAGGAATAGAAGCTCCTGCATTCATGCAACTTGGTTAGTAAGGTACAAACACATCAACTGAGGTAGCAGTGAGTGCACCCGTAACACCTGTTATGAGGATAACGTTCCGTAGGTTGTAAATTCCAAcccatatttttctttctttatactTTGCTCACTCCTCagacctttttttaaatgagggcCTCGTAGCGACTGCTACTTTGACTGCAGAATTCCTCTTCAGGCAAAGCTAGGAATATagctttttatagctttttagaaaacagaaacgCCACCACTTTCCATTTACTGTGTCAcaagtttcagaaaatatgCACCAAATTAAACACTCCTAAGTCCACACAAGTTTGAGGAGACATCACATTTCAAATTACAGATGCgctcccctgccctccctcctcctgATACATGATGTGCACCCTTTTAGCACTGCTCCAGAAACGCACACCTCTCCCACCTCAATAACATTGGAGACAAGGTATGGCAAAGTTTTGTTCACTTTGATCTTCTCACTGTTCTCTTTGATCTTATCTTTCATGGCCTGAAGCTCATGGGTCACTCTCAGCACTTCACTCTTCATGATCTGGAATCAGGATGCACAAGAAAGAGACAGGAATACTGTCAGGAGATTAAGGCAACGTCAAGCTCATATATTACTCTGAAAGTGTAACAATTATAAGAAGAATATAAATCTGAACAGACAGTGGAGACAGAAGTCTAAtgtaaaaacaggaaaagtcaGCAGATTAGCCCAACTTGGTTAGGAATCAGGCTATGCAGACCATTCTAGTCTCTAATTAATCAATACCCCTAAGAATTTCTTCTCAGTGTCACTGGATAACCTTAAGACTGCTCAGGAACTTGAAATCTTTGTGTGGAAGCGGGAGCCTAAGACACGCTTCTTGATAAACTACTGACAGATGTTACTCAGTCAGCACATTTGCATCATGCAGTCACAAAATTCCCAATTCCTAAAAATCAAACCTTTGAGCAACAGTATTGTAGCTAAGATAATCTACAAATACAAGTGAAGCAAAGTTTGTAGTAAAAGTCATCTCTATTATTAggtcagctgctgcagctggaggcagcagagaagTTTTTAGGCACGTGAAAACGATGATGGGACCATTTCTGATTTGTCCTTTCTCATGTGCTTGTCATTTTCCACCTGTGGAACAAATAAATCCTGAGCTGCTCTGACCACCAGCACTACCTCTAACACTTCTGCGTCTGCAGCTCAGAGTGATACTCAGTGCAGCAGCACTTGGATGAAGAGGCCACAATTTCCAGGACAGAGTGTTTACCAGCTATACTGGTTGAAAATTCCCATATCACTTTACCCAGCTGCTCCTTCCCACCTTCATGCTGCCACATGCTATGCTGTAAGTTTTAACAATGCATCAGCATATGGGCTTGCAACGGGACCTAGACAAGGCAACTGATTATTTTATAGAGGTACGTAGATACTTGCACACATATAAAAGTtggttttgtctgtttgtttacAGAAGAGCAAATGACAGTGTGCCAGAACACGGAATGGACGACATGCAAATAGCACAGGAACAAACAGTCAGGAAcactttaaacagaaaattatcGCTGCAAAGTAGCAATGTAAACTGAAAGTGTGAACAGGGGCAAGAGCAGAATTAGGGCTTACGTCTACTGACTGCATCAGGAGTACCAGCACCTTTATCTTTGCAATGAGATttaccaccaccatcaccagtGGAACAGAGAGAAGCTGAGATGATAGTTTTATAGAGCAGTAACATTCTACAGGACTGCATGTATCAAGATTTACATAGGAGAAGCGAACCACATCAACATTTTGTTCTCCTTGAACCATAATACTCAGCACTGGAATAATATCTATTGCTTATcaccctaaaaaaaaaaccagccaAGTCCTAAGGAAAACAATGGAATACAGCCTCATAGGATAAtacaggttggaagggacctccggaggtCCTGGATGGAGGAACCTCCTGCTTAAAGCAGGGACACCTGAGGTCAGACCAGGTAGCTCAGGCCTTTAGCCAGctgggtcttgaaaacctccaaggatggagactgcacagcttctctgggcaacatgATTCACTGCTTCACAGTGAAAAAGGCTGTCTGTGTACCCAGTTGGAGCCTCTCATTTTAATTTAGGACCATTAATTGATGGTTTCTGTTAATCTTGCCCTTCGTTAAGGTACAGAATTttatcatatttaaaaaaatatagtgtATTGAAAGAATCATGGAGAACTCAGATTTCTTAAATCTCTAtataattttaacttttctaaGGTTTTTGCCACAACCTGAAGAAAGAACAGTTAGAACAGACAATAGTTCGGTAATCACCATTCAACAGTATGTTTATGTCCGAGACTAACGTAGCTAATACAGCTGTTTCTCCACGCTGTCTGGCTGACACCAGCACATGTTTTGCCTCCTTTCTTAGTTCACACACAGAGTTTGGAAAACACACTGTGAGACCCACAGAAGCAACCGTAACACCAAGTGTTCTCAGGAAAACTGGTTGCAGCTGAATTAGCTTATACGATTCCACTCAACTGGAAAGCCATCTTCCCTAAAAACCTATCTTTTTCAAACTCTTCATGCTTAAACATAATATTGTACTGTAACACACAACTATCCACAGGACAAAACTGTTATAAGGAGCAAATACAGAACCTGTTACATAAAAACACCAGAAATTCGATTTAAAGTAGTCTGGGAAACTTGCAAGGAAAACTGCATGGCTGGCAACTGTGTAAACAAAAAGAGACCGtgtcaataaatatttctgccacCCTGACTATGATACTGTCATTATAAAATGAAGAAGGCTAATTATACTTTTGCTCtggtctaaaaaaaaaaattaaaaaaagacatgtttAACTTTGCTGACTTAAAAGTATAATGAAGTACACCAAAAATTATAACGTCTGAGACAGTAGGATAAAGTTACTTCgtaaaatttataaaatcacTTATCTCAGTGTTACCAACATTGAGCAGTAGAGATAACCTTCTATCGAAGTTGCAAGTGCTCTTCTACGTGGAATCAGTCTATCTAGGCATCTGTTTTAACACCTTTATCAGTGAGCTAGAGAAGGTGACATAGTACTCTCTCAACCTGTTTGCAGATGACATCAAACTGGGGGAAGGTCTGTATGCTCAAAGGCAAGGATggcattcagagggacctggacaggaTGGAGGTAAGGGCCTACAGGAACCTTACAGAATTCACCAAGAACAAATGCACAGTCTTGCTcctaggaaagaaaagcaccgtgcagcagtacaagctggagactggctggggagcagcagcctTTCTAAAAGGGGCCTGGGGCTCCAGATGGACAGCCAGGTGAACACGGGCTAGAAGCACGCCCTGGCAGGCCAACAGTATCCTAGGCTGTACTAATAGGAGTGTAGCCAGTAGATGGAGGGAAGCAATTCCAGCCCTCTACTCAATACTTGTTAGACCATATCTAGAGCACAGTGTCTAGTTTTGGGCTGCCACAATAGATGAAAGACACTGATAAACTGGAGTGAGCGCAGCATACGGCCACCAAGATGGCCAAGGGACTGAAGCAAAGGCCTGTTAAGGAGAGGGTTAGGGAACTGgacttgttcagcctggagaagagaacgCTTCAGAGGCACCTGACAGCAGCCTGCTAGTACCTATAGAAAGGTGTTGAAAAGACAGACTCTCCCCTGGGATACATGAGGAGGATGGTGGACAATAGATATATACTGAAATAAGAAAGGTTCGGACTAGATACAAGGcaaatctttttccttaaaatggcAGTAAAGCAGTGAAATAGGCTACCCAGAGAAACTACACGGCCCCTGTCCTCGAAGGCTTTCAAGACCCAACtggacaaagccctgagcaatcCGGTTCATGGCAGATCCTGCTCCGGACAGGCAGCTGGACCAGAGACCTCctgaggccccttccaacctgaattactCTACGACGC carries:
- the PSMC3 gene encoding 26S proteasome regulatory subunit 6A, whose translation is MASVWDESEDGVGEEVLKMSTEEIVQRTRLLDSEIKIMKSEVLRVTHELQAMKDKIKENSEKIKVNKTLPYLVSNVIELLDVDPNDQEEDGANIDLDSQRKGKCAVIKTSTRQTYFLPVIGLVDAEKLKPGDLVGVNKDSYLILETLPTEYDSRVKAMEVDERPTEQYSDIGGLDKQIQELVEAIVLPMNHKEKFENLGIQPPKGVLMYGPPGTGKTLLARACAAQTKATFLKLAGPQLVQMFIGDGAKLVRDAFALAKEKAPSIIFIDELDAIGTKRFDSEKAGDREVQRTMLELLNQLDGFQPNTQVKVIAATNRVDILDPALLRSGRLDRKIEFPMPNEEARARIMQIHSRKMNVSPDVNYEELARCTDDFNGAQCKAVCVEAGMIALRRGATELTHEDYMEGILEVQAKKKANLQYYA